In Aegilops tauschii subsp. strangulata cultivar AL8/78 chromosome 3, Aet v6.0, whole genome shotgun sequence, one genomic interval encodes:
- the LOC109784620 gene encoding probable NADPH:quinone oxidoreductase 1, which produces MGSVTASTTAQPTLRVAAFCGSLRKDSWHRGLIRAAEELCEESIPGLRIDHVDISGLPMVNPDLETDGGEGFPPAVEALRERVRAADCFLFASPEYNYSVTASLKNALDWASRGKRNCWADRAAAIVCAGGDFGGARASLHLRQIGVFLDLHFINKPELHIRAFAEPPKFDEEGNLIDAVTRERLKKVLLSLQALALRLQHNKDD; this is translated from the exons TCGACGACGGCGCAGCCCACCCTCCGCGTGGCCGCCTTCTGCGGCTCCCTCCGCAAGGACTCGTGGCACCGCGGCCTCATCCGCGCCG CCGAGGAGCTGTGCGAGGAGTCCATCCCGGGGCTGCGCATCGACCACGTGGACATCTCCGGCCTGCCCATGGTCAACCCGGACCTGGAGACCGACGGCGGCGAGGGCTTCCCGCCGGCCGTCGAGGCGCTCCGCGAGAGGGTCCGCGCCGCCGACTGCTTCCTCTTCGCCTCGCCCGAGTACAACTACTCGGTCACGGCGTCCCTGAAGAACGCGCTGGACTGGGCGTCGAGGGGCAAGCGCAACTGCTGGGCGGACAGGGCGGCGGCGATCGTGTGCGCGGGGGGCGACTTCGGCGGGGCCAGGGCGTCGCTCCACCTCCGCCAGATCGGGGTGTTCCTCGACCTCCACTTCATCAACAAGCCGGAGCTCCACATCCGTGCGTTCGCGGAGCCGCCCAAGTTCGACGAGGAGGGCAACCTCATCGATGCCGTGACCAGGGAGCGGCTCAAGAAGGTGCTCCTCTCGCTCCAGGCCCTCGCGCTCAGGCTGCAGCACAACAAGGACGACTGA